From Streptomyces sp. NBC_00775, one genomic window encodes:
- a CDS encoding beta-galactosidase, translated as MVLSRRTFSAIAGTAALGLSLSGSGGCGAYAAGKAPTVPTGPAPGPPAADHVAHTVGFDRYSMLIDGKRLVLWSGEVHPFRLPSPSLWRDVLQKLRAHGYNAISIYVSWNYHSPAPGTYDFTGVRDLDLFLRTAAETGLYVILRPGPYINAEVDAGGFPGWLTATKGTARTSDPTYLKYADEWLTAVNKIAVQHLYTKGNGTIVLYQLENEYANNVTSFLGRDYMAHLYAKVRADGIDVPLFHNDKGRNGYWAPGSFETDGESGRYLYAFDGYPSPFGQPPDWGCFGIGGTTGGSTASPQTPGFIAEFGGGWFDPWGGVEFGGKGYAESRRTRDAAYERRFYLTNLANGIKIHNIYMTFGGTSWGWLPAPIVYTSYDYGAALDEARQPTSKLIPMHQIGQLLHCVPDLAKLDRGNDVTVGVADAATGADAGIKAYHLVNPDTKAHFYVLRNDTSTEVVASVPLAGTNVPVPVPPLEARLLATGIALGRRTLRYSTAQPMLWLTAGRQDIAVFTGRSGEVTRTGLECASAPTVTVLEGSAGHSYANGVLRVDAQLSGLTRVLVEGGGISAPLLLLFADDETSGRLWRYDTPSGPVLVHGPALLRTATLSGTTVQLTGDTVKAADLEVWGPRGITEVIWNKGTLKTLATKSGSLRAEQQLPGVAAVQLPALTNWRRYAENPESAPDYGDSGWKVANKTSSYSITPVPAGQPVLFADDYGYHYGDVWYRGHFTDTGGAESVSLTYLSGAQGLLMAWLDGKALGTHRMPVPDKKTVRQGSWAATATFDVPDKVGPRVLSVLVRRMQHDEDGAAKDTHKVARGLAAVTFDGTSPAVTWRIRGEAAADPVRGPVNNGGLYGERRGWHLPGFADSGWKVVDFPRAERRQGVVWYRTDFRLAVDTAVDASIGLTLTDDPARAYRVQIFLNGWNMGQYINDVGPQHTFVLPNGLLRTRGLNTLALAVLSDGNTPAGPGEVKLTLLGSAAGGVPVTTVDSPGPATA; from the coding sequence ATGGTCTTGAGCAGACGTACGTTCAGCGCAATCGCCGGCACCGCCGCTCTCGGCCTCTCCCTGAGTGGCAGCGGCGGCTGTGGGGCGTACGCCGCCGGCAAGGCGCCCACGGTTCCCACCGGACCGGCGCCCGGTCCGCCCGCCGCCGACCACGTCGCGCACACCGTCGGCTTCGACCGCTACTCGATGCTGATCGACGGCAAGCGCCTGGTGCTCTGGTCCGGCGAGGTCCACCCCTTCCGGCTGCCGAGCCCGTCCCTGTGGCGTGACGTCCTGCAGAAGCTGCGCGCCCACGGCTACAACGCGATCAGCATCTACGTCTCGTGGAACTACCACTCGCCCGCACCCGGCACGTACGACTTCACCGGGGTCCGCGACCTCGACCTGTTCCTGCGCACGGCCGCCGAGACCGGCCTGTACGTCATCCTGCGCCCGGGCCCGTACATCAACGCCGAGGTCGACGCCGGCGGCTTCCCCGGCTGGCTGACCGCCACCAAGGGCACGGCCCGGACCTCCGACCCGACCTACCTGAAGTACGCCGACGAGTGGCTGACAGCTGTCAACAAGATCGCCGTCCAGCACCTCTACACCAAGGGCAACGGCACGATCGTCCTCTACCAGCTGGAGAACGAGTACGCGAACAACGTCACCAGCTTCCTCGGCCGCGACTACATGGCCCACCTCTACGCCAAGGTGCGAGCCGACGGCATCGACGTGCCGCTGTTCCACAACGACAAGGGCAGGAACGGCTACTGGGCTCCCGGGAGCTTCGAGACGGACGGTGAGAGCGGGCGTTACCTGTACGCCTTCGACGGCTACCCGTCGCCGTTCGGGCAGCCGCCGGACTGGGGCTGCTTCGGCATCGGCGGCACCACCGGCGGCTCGACCGCGAGTCCCCAAACCCCCGGATTCATCGCCGAGTTCGGGGGCGGCTGGTTCGATCCATGGGGCGGGGTGGAGTTCGGCGGCAAGGGGTACGCGGAGTCGCGCCGCACCCGGGACGCGGCGTACGAGCGGCGCTTCTACCTCACCAACCTCGCCAACGGCATCAAGATCCACAACATCTACATGACCTTCGGCGGCACATCCTGGGGCTGGCTGCCCGCACCGATCGTCTACACGTCGTACGACTACGGTGCCGCCCTCGACGAGGCCAGGCAGCCCACCTCGAAGCTGATCCCGATGCACCAGATCGGACAGCTCCTGCACTGCGTGCCCGATCTGGCCAAGCTGGACCGCGGCAACGATGTCACGGTCGGCGTGGCGGACGCGGCAACGGGTGCCGATGCGGGGATCAAGGCGTACCACCTCGTCAATCCGGACACGAAGGCGCACTTCTACGTGCTGCGCAATGACACCTCCACCGAGGTCGTCGCCTCCGTCCCGCTCGCCGGGACGAACGTCCCCGTGCCGGTTCCCCCTCTCGAAGCCCGGCTGCTCGCCACCGGAATCGCCCTCGGCCGACGGACGTTGAGGTACTCCACCGCACAGCCCATGCTGTGGCTGACCGCCGGGCGCCAGGACATCGCCGTGTTCACGGGCCGCTCGGGCGAGGTGACGCGGACCGGGCTGGAGTGCGCGAGCGCACCCACGGTCACCGTGCTGGAGGGGAGCGCCGGGCACTCGTACGCGAACGGCGTCCTGCGGGTGGACGCCCAACTGTCCGGGCTGACCCGGGTGCTGGTGGAGGGCGGCGGCATCTCGGCGCCCCTTCTGCTGCTGTTCGCCGATGACGAGACCTCCGGACGGCTGTGGCGGTACGACACCCCGTCGGGCCCGGTGCTGGTGCACGGCCCCGCACTGCTGCGCACCGCCACGCTGAGCGGCACGACCGTCCAACTCACCGGGGACACGGTCAAGGCGGCGGATCTGGAGGTCTGGGGACCGCGCGGAATCACGGAAGTCATCTGGAACAAGGGCACATTGAAGACGCTCGCCACCAAGTCCGGGAGCCTCCGGGCCGAGCAGCAGCTGCCCGGCGTCGCCGCTGTCCAGCTGCCCGCGCTGACCAACTGGCGCCGGTACGCGGAGAACCCGGAGTCCGCCCCCGACTACGGCGACTCCGGCTGGAAGGTCGCGAACAAGACGTCCTCGTACAGCATCACCCCCGTACCCGCCGGGCAGCCCGTGCTGTTCGCCGACGACTACGGATACCACTACGGCGATGTCTGGTACCGGGGGCACTTCACCGACACCGGCGGCGCGGAATCCGTGTCCCTGACCTACCTCTCGGGCGCGCAGGGGCTGCTGATGGCGTGGCTGGACGGAAAGGCGCTGGGTACGCACCGGATGCCGGTGCCGGACAAGAAGACGGTCAGGCAAGGGAGTTGGGCAGCCACGGCGACCTTCGACGTCCCCGACAAGGTGGGGCCGCGGGTGCTGTCCGTGCTGGTGCGCCGTATGCAGCACGACGAGGACGGGGCGGCGAAGGACACGCACAAGGTGGCCCGCGGGCTGGCGGCCGTGACCTTCGACGGCACTTCTCCGGCGGTGACTTGGCGGATCCGTGGCGAGGCGGCCGCCGACCCGGTGCGCGGGCCGGTCAACAACGGCGGGCTGTACGGGGAGCGGCGCGGCTGGCATCTGCCGGGGTTCGCGGACAGCGGCTGGAAGGTCGTCGACTTCCCGCGCGCCGAGCGGCGACAGGGCGTCGTCTGGTACCGCACCGACTTCCGGCTCGCCGTCGACACCGCCGTGGACGCCTCGATCGGGCTCACCCTCACCGACGACCCGGCCCGCGCCTACCGCGTCCAGATCTTCCTGAACGGCTGGAACATGGGCCAGTACATCAACGATGTGGGCCCCCAGCACACCTTCGTCCTGCCGAACGGGCTGCTGCGCACACGGGGGCTCAACACACTGGCCCTCGCGGTGCTGTCCGACGGGAACACCCCCGCGGGCCCGGGAGAGGTGAAGCTGACGCTGCTGGGCAGCGCGGCCGGAGGAGTACCCGTGACGACGGTGGACTCCCCCGGCCCGGCGACCGCCTAG
- a CDS encoding RrF2 family transcriptional regulator: MRISARADYAVRAALELAVRQDGGPVKAEAIATAQDIPHKFLEGILGDLRRGGLVTSRRGGNGGYALARAADTITVADVIRTVDGPIVSVRGERPTQLAYTGPAEPLLPLWVAVRANVRKILEGVTLADIAEGTLPGPVRELAAEPAAWENP, from the coding sequence ATGAGGATCTCGGCGCGGGCGGATTACGCGGTACGGGCGGCACTGGAGCTCGCCGTACGGCAGGACGGCGGCCCGGTGAAGGCCGAGGCCATCGCCACCGCGCAGGACATTCCGCACAAGTTCCTTGAGGGGATCCTGGGTGATCTCCGGCGTGGCGGCCTGGTCACCAGCCGACGCGGCGGCAACGGCGGCTACGCGCTCGCCCGCGCCGCCGACACGATCACCGTCGCGGACGTCATCCGAACGGTCGACGGCCCGATCGTCTCCGTACGCGGCGAACGGCCCACCCAGCTGGCGTACACCGGGCCCGCCGAACCGCTGCTGCCGCTGTGGGTCGCGGTGCGGGCCAACGTACGGAAGATCCTCGAAGGCGTCACGCTCGCCGACATCGCGGAGGGCACGCTGCCCGGGCCGGTGCGGGAGCTGGCCGCGGAACCGGCGGCCTGGGAGAACCCCTGA
- a CDS encoding sulfite exporter TauE/SafE family protein: MRTLVLLALAGLGAQLVDGSLGMAHGVISTVLLLALGTSPAAASAIVHFAQIGTGLVSGASHARFGNVDWKVVARIGIPGAVGSFLGATVLSRMSTAVAEPVMAVILLALGLYVSYRFTLRGVPRDNLGKPLRKRFLVPLGLVAGFLGATGGGGWGLIGTPALLASGRMEPRKVVGSVDTSKFLVAVSASLGFLLALGSDGVNWSWVLAFLIGGMVIAPVAAWLVRFVAPRILGSVVGGLIVVLNARTLLNSDWVGATTALSTPVYVLLYALWAAALTYSIRAYRQEKAAEVAVEERQPVAA; encoded by the coding sequence ATGCGCACGCTGGTTCTGCTGGCGCTGGCGGGCCTGGGCGCCCAACTCGTGGACGGCAGTCTGGGCATGGCCCACGGGGTGATCTCGACCGTGCTGCTGCTGGCCCTGGGCACGAGCCCCGCCGCCGCCTCGGCCATCGTCCACTTCGCCCAGATCGGCACGGGGCTGGTGTCGGGCGCCTCGCATGCGCGCTTCGGCAACGTCGACTGGAAGGTGGTCGCCCGGATCGGCATACCGGGCGCTGTGGGCTCGTTCCTCGGCGCGACCGTGCTGTCCCGGATGTCGACCGCCGTCGCCGAACCGGTGATGGCGGTGATCCTGCTCGCGCTGGGCCTCTACGTCAGCTACCGCTTCACGCTGCGCGGCGTACCCCGGGACAACCTGGGCAAGCCGCTGCGCAAGCGGTTCCTCGTGCCGCTGGGTCTGGTCGCAGGGTTTCTGGGCGCGACGGGCGGGGGCGGCTGGGGCCTGATCGGCACCCCCGCGCTGCTGGCCAGCGGCCGGATGGAGCCGCGCAAAGTGGTCGGTTCCGTCGACACCAGCAAGTTCCTGGTCGCCGTGTCCGCGAGCCTGGGTTTCCTCCTCGCGCTCGGCTCCGACGGCGTGAACTGGTCCTGGGTGCTCGCCTTCCTCATCGGCGGCATGGTCATCGCCCCGGTCGCCGCCTGGCTGGTGCGCTTCGTGGCGCCGCGCATCCTCGGCTCCGTGGTCGGCGGCCTCATCGTCGTACTCAACGCCCGCACCCTGCTGAACAGCGACTGGGTCGGCGCGACCACCGCGCTCAGCACCCCGGTGTACGTCCTGCTGTACGCACTGTGGGCTGCCGCCCTGACGTACTCGATCCGCGCCTACCGTCAGGAGAAGGCGGCGGAGGTGGCGGTCGAGGAACGGCAGCCCGTGGCGGCGTAG
- a CDS encoding intradiol ring-cleavage dioxygenase has translation MPMTENPAQHEQHEQHEQNDNESRPGAHRRDKSVQRRRVLIGGGTVAVVGGLAAAGLASADPVKGKGHKAKPSKSATASTAASASASATSSVCTLNAEVTEGPYSLDGALVREDIREDKEGVEVQYTFTVVDTANDCAPLADALVEIWHCDSLGEYSGFVGGNGHTEDDNGTFLRGGQLTDSDGQVSLVSIWPGHYVSRAVHVHMRVHTDVTLTDTSYTGGEVIHTGQLFFDEDINAEVQALDPYSDNTTAETQLSDDSIYDDGGASSGLLTLTALGSSVSDGYTATLTVGVDSSS, from the coding sequence ATGCCCATGACTGAGAACCCAGCTCAACACGAGCAACACGAGCAACACGAGCAGAACGACAACGAGTCGCGGCCCGGGGCTCACCGCCGGGACAAGAGTGTCCAGCGGCGGCGTGTCCTCATCGGTGGTGGCACCGTCGCCGTGGTCGGCGGACTCGCCGCGGCCGGGCTCGCCTCCGCCGACCCGGTCAAGGGGAAGGGGCACAAGGCCAAGCCGTCCAAGTCGGCCACCGCGTCGACGGCGGCCTCCGCGTCCGCCTCTGCCACCAGCAGCGTCTGCACCCTGAACGCCGAGGTCACCGAGGGTCCGTACTCCCTCGACGGGGCCCTCGTCCGGGAGGACATCCGCGAGGACAAGGAGGGGGTGGAGGTTCAGTACACCTTCACCGTCGTCGACACCGCCAACGACTGTGCTCCCCTCGCCGACGCCCTCGTCGAGATCTGGCACTGCGATTCGCTCGGCGAGTACTCCGGGTTCGTGGGCGGCAACGGCCACACGGAGGACGACAACGGCACGTTCCTGCGCGGCGGTCAGCTGACCGACTCCGACGGCCAGGTCAGCCTCGTCTCGATCTGGCCCGGGCACTACGTCTCCCGTGCCGTTCACGTCCATATGCGAGTGCACACGGACGTGACGCTCACCGACACGTCGTACACCGGCGGCGAGGTCATCCACACCGGTCAGCTGTTCTTCGACGAGGACATCAACGCCGAGGTCCAGGCCCTGGACCCGTACTCGGACAACACCACCGCCGAGACCCAGCTCTCCGACGACAGCATCTACGACGACGGCGGCGCCTCGTCCGGCCTGCTGACCCTCACGGCACTGGGGTCCAGCGTGTCCGACGGATACACCGCCACCCTCACCGTCGGCGTCGACAGCTCCAGCTGA
- a CDS encoding intradiol ring-cleavage dioxygenase, which yields MTETSEAPIGRRTVLIATGATAAALAVGAAAPESPTSTNAADATPAAAAAVCTLTKEMTEGPYYLDGQLVRADITESKPGVPLKLTLTVVDDDTCVPLSNALVEIWHCDALGEYSGFVGGNGHSEPDDGTFLRGGVLTNSSGVAAITTIYPGWYRGRCIHIHLKVHTGVTLTSDGSFTGGKELHTGQLFFNETITTAVAKVSPYSTNTVTRTTLAQDSIYDDGGAASGLLTLTALGSSASSGYAGTLTVGVETS from the coding sequence ATGACAGAGACCTCAGAAGCTCCGATCGGGCGCCGCACCGTTCTGATCGCCACGGGCGCCACGGCCGCAGCACTGGCCGTGGGCGCCGCAGCGCCTGAATCCCCCACATCCACCAACGCGGCGGACGCGACCCCCGCCGCCGCGGCGGCTGTCTGCACCCTCACCAAGGAGATGACCGAAGGCCCCTACTACCTCGACGGACAGCTCGTCCGCGCCGACATCACCGAAAGCAAGCCGGGCGTCCCCCTCAAGCTCACGCTCACCGTCGTGGACGACGACACCTGCGTCCCACTCAGCAACGCCCTCGTCGAGATCTGGCACTGCGACGCGCTCGGCGAGTACTCCGGGTTCGTCGGCGGCAACGGCCACTCGGAGCCGGACGACGGCACGTTCCTGCGCGGCGGCGTGCTGACGAACTCCAGCGGCGTCGCCGCGATCACGACGATCTACCCCGGCTGGTACCGGGGCCGCTGCATCCACATCCACCTCAAGGTGCACACCGGAGTGACCCTCACCTCGGACGGCTCCTTCACCGGCGGCAAGGAACTCCACACCGGCCAGCTCTTCTTCAACGAGACGATCACCACGGCCGTCGCGAAGGTCTCCCCGTACTCCACCAACACGGTCACCCGCACGACCCTCGCCCAGGACTCCATCTACGACGACGGAGGCGCCGCGTCCGGCCTCCTCACCCTCACGGCCCTGGGCAGCTCGGCCTCATCCGGCTACGCCGGCACCCTGACGGTCGGCGTCGAAACGAGCTGA
- a CDS encoding patatin-like phospholipase family protein, which translates to MKNERALVIGGGGVAGIAWATGVLAGLADAGVDVTDADFLLGTSAGSAVSAQITSGVELPALFRAQVDPALQREELKAREGALAEVFEFAEKVDTEVTDPVERRLRMGTMALAAETVTEAERRAVIEARLPSHSWPERDLSVVAVNAATGETRLFDRTSGVGLVDAVTASCAIPGVWPAVTIGDARYIDGGIRSFTNLDLAAGRTRTLVIAPMPDPVLEADAASIAERGGLIEVITPDDTALAAFGTDPLSPASRTPAGHAGFAQGRAAARAVAELWNMA; encoded by the coding sequence GTGAAGAACGAACGCGCGCTGGTCATCGGCGGTGGCGGAGTCGCCGGTATCGCCTGGGCGACAGGCGTGCTGGCCGGTCTCGCCGACGCCGGAGTCGATGTCACCGACGCGGACTTCCTGCTCGGCACCTCGGCGGGGTCGGCGGTGTCCGCCCAGATCACCAGCGGCGTAGAGCTGCCGGCGCTGTTCCGGGCCCAGGTGGACCCCGCGCTCCAGAGGGAGGAACTGAAGGCACGCGAAGGCGCGCTCGCCGAGGTCTTCGAGTTCGCCGAGAAGGTCGACACCGAGGTCACCGACCCGGTGGAACGCCGGCTTCGGATGGGCACGATGGCCCTGGCCGCCGAGACCGTGACCGAGGCCGAGCGGCGGGCCGTCATCGAGGCCCGGCTGCCGTCCCACAGTTGGCCGGAGCGCGATCTGTCCGTGGTCGCCGTGAACGCCGCCACCGGTGAGACCCGGCTCTTCGACCGCACCTCCGGCGTCGGCCTGGTGGACGCCGTGACCGCGAGTTGCGCCATCCCCGGTGTCTGGCCCGCCGTGACGATCGGCGACGCCCGCTACATCGACGGCGGCATCCGTTCCTTCACCAACCTCGACCTCGCGGCAGGCCGCACCCGCACCCTCGTCATCGCCCCGATGCCCGACCCGGTGCTCGAAGCCGACGCGGCCTCGATCGCCGAGCGCGGCGGCCTCATCGAGGTCATCACCCCCGACGACACCGCCCTCGCCGCCTTCGGCACCGACCCGCTGTCCCCCGCCAGCAGGACCCCTGCGGGCCACGCCGGTTTCGCCCAGGGCCGGGCGGCGGCACGGGCGGTCGCCGAGCTGTGGAACATGGCGTAG
- a CDS encoding DUF1036 domain-containing protein → MGLTISNRYSARVYVAIGFSDDSCPNNTGPHIMGWWGIDPGGSALVYANDVNEYSPMWLYVAEAVDGVVWAGQHAAQVPNEAFNRCWSPGISGGYARGFRELYVGDNEDYTLTLTR, encoded by the coding sequence GTGGGCCTGACCATCAGCAACCGGTACTCGGCGCGCGTCTATGTCGCGATCGGGTTCTCGGACGACTCCTGCCCGAACAACACGGGGCCGCACATCATGGGTTGGTGGGGCATAGACCCGGGCGGCTCCGCACTCGTCTACGCCAATGACGTGAACGAATACAGCCCGATGTGGTTGTACGTGGCCGAGGCGGTGGACGGAGTGGTCTGGGCCGGTCAGCATGCCGCCCAGGTACCGAATGAGGCGTTCAACCGGTGCTGGAGCCCAGGAATATCGGGCGGCTATGCACGAGGCTTCCGCGAACTCTACGTAGGCGACAACGAGGACTACACCCTCACCCTCACGCGATGA
- a CDS encoding DUF397 domain-containing protein, whose product MSTSDLAWFKSSYSSGGSGDCVEVALAWRKSSYSSGGDGDCVEVAATPSTIHIRDSKNTQGPQLALSPTAWGDFLTYATK is encoded by the coding sequence ATGAGCACCAGCGACCTGGCCTGGTTCAAATCGAGCTACAGCAGCGGCGGTTCTGGGGACTGCGTCGAAGTCGCCCTCGCCTGGCGCAAGTCGAGCTACAGCAGCGGCGGCGACGGCGACTGCGTCGAAGTAGCAGCGACCCCCTCCACCATCCACATCCGCGACTCCAAGAACACCCAGGGCCCCCAGCTCGCCCTCTCCCCCACCGCCTGGGGCGACTTCCTCACGTACGCCACCAAGTGA
- a CDS encoding helix-turn-helix domain-containing protein, whose product MVDGLVGTGGEPESSDSLRTFGAVVQALREHAGLSREEFGALVRFSKHTVASVEQGRRMPDPEFVERAEAVLGNTGALRKAARHLGRQPGLAAWFRRWAAMEALAITLYTYECRLIPGLLQTEAYARTLFTNQLPPLNDEQIEAQWVARAERQRLLRERPNTAFGFILEEGLFLRRTGGVDVTRELIDHILAIAELRNVEIQVMPQVRETHAGLDGPMQLLETPENNWFAYCEGQRGGLLISDSKEVSVLQRRYARMRSQALTLEDSVSLLQRMRGAL is encoded by the coding sequence GTGGTCGATGGCTTGGTGGGGACGGGTGGGGAGCCAGAGTCGTCCGACAGCTTGCGGACGTTCGGCGCGGTGGTCCAGGCGCTGCGGGAGCACGCGGGGCTGAGCCGGGAGGAGTTCGGGGCGCTGGTCCGGTTCTCGAAGCACACGGTGGCTTCTGTCGAGCAGGGGCGGAGGATGCCGGATCCGGAGTTTGTGGAGCGGGCGGAGGCGGTGCTGGGGAACACGGGGGCCTTACGGAAGGCTGCGCGGCATCTGGGGCGGCAGCCGGGGTTGGCGGCGTGGTTCAGGCGGTGGGCCGCGATGGAGGCGCTGGCGATCACGCTGTACACGTATGAGTGCCGGTTGATTCCGGGGTTGTTGCAGACGGAGGCGTATGCGCGGACGTTGTTCACGAACCAGCTGCCTCCGCTGAACGACGAGCAGATCGAGGCACAGTGGGTAGCGCGCGCGGAGCGGCAACGGCTGCTGCGGGAGCGGCCGAACACGGCGTTCGGCTTCATCCTGGAGGAGGGGCTGTTCCTGCGGCGCACGGGCGGGGTGGACGTCACGCGGGAGCTCATCGACCACATCTTGGCAATCGCCGAGCTGCGAAACGTAGAGATCCAGGTCATGCCGCAGGTACGGGAGACGCATGCGGGGCTCGACGGTCCCATGCAGCTGCTGGAGACCCCGGAAAACAACTGGTTCGCCTACTGCGAGGGACAGCGAGGCGGCCTGCTCATCTCCGATTCGAAGGAGGTCAGCGTCCTCCAGAGGCGGTATGCCAGGATGCGCTCACAGGCTCTCACTCTCGAAGACTCCGTGAGCCTGTTGCAGCGGATGCGAGGAGCGTTATGA
- a CDS encoding DUF3500 domain-containing protein, whose amino-acid sequence MHGHRPRTPEAERSRRWFMNKALLAGGVAAVATMTGCSSDSSDTASSASSSGAPSGMPSGGPGGGGGGGMGPGASQIKYADVKGVTADGTVVDDLYTIHSTDVSTDALVKAAQKFLDGLSTKERKSCTFDIDADEWTAWSNVDGYDRKGVRMGDLTEKKRNLGYALLGEALSADGLTQTRGIMKLNAFLGDSNGGNQKTLTEGHYFFTFMGTPSTTKPWGFQYEGHHVAINYFVLGDQVVMTPTFMGSEPTTGTYKGEKITLFKPETTVGLTMIRSLTAAQLKKAVSSQSNGNEDMKAGAGQDNLKLAYEGLKGSELTSAQQEKLLDLARVYIGYMNEGHADVKMTEVEKHLDDTYFFWMGETEDDSAFYYRIHSPVVLIEYDAQAPLFYKGDSSASPSASASASSNAGGPGGGMGMGGGTPSQEHIHTIIRTPNGGDYGIDLLKLHLENDH is encoded by the coding sequence ATGCACGGACACCGACCCCGAACCCCCGAAGCCGAGCGCAGCCGCCGCTGGTTCATGAACAAGGCGCTGCTCGCCGGTGGTGTGGCCGCCGTGGCGACCATGACCGGCTGCTCCTCGGACTCCTCCGACACGGCGAGTTCCGCCTCGTCCTCCGGCGCCCCCAGCGGCATGCCCTCCGGCGGACCCGGCGGCGGTGGAGGGGGCGGCATGGGCCCCGGGGCCTCGCAGATCAAGTACGCGGACGTCAAGGGCGTCACCGCCGACGGCACCGTCGTCGACGACCTGTACACGATCCACTCCACGGACGTCTCCACGGACGCGCTGGTCAAGGCGGCGCAGAAGTTCCTGGACGGGCTCTCCACGAAGGAGCGCAAGTCCTGCACCTTCGACATCGACGCCGACGAGTGGACGGCGTGGAGCAACGTCGACGGCTACGACCGCAAGGGCGTCCGCATGGGCGACCTGACGGAGAAGAAGCGCAACCTCGGCTACGCGCTGCTCGGCGAGGCCCTGTCCGCCGACGGTCTCACCCAGACCCGCGGCATCATGAAGCTCAACGCGTTCCTGGGCGACTCCAACGGCGGCAACCAGAAGACCCTGACCGAGGGCCACTACTTCTTCACCTTCATGGGCACCCCGTCGACCACGAAGCCGTGGGGCTTCCAGTACGAGGGTCACCACGTCGCCATCAACTACTTCGTCCTGGGCGACCAGGTCGTGATGACGCCGACCTTCATGGGCTCGGAGCCCACGACGGGCACGTACAAAGGCGAGAAGATCACCCTCTTCAAGCCGGAGACCACGGTCGGTCTAACCATGATCCGCTCCCTCACCGCGGCGCAGCTCAAGAAGGCGGTCTCCTCGCAGTCGAACGGCAACGAGGACATGAAGGCCGGTGCCGGCCAGGACAACCTCAAGCTCGCCTACGAGGGTCTGAAGGGCTCCGAACTCACCTCCGCGCAGCAGGAGAAGCTGCTCGACCTGGCCCGGGTGTACATCGGCTACATGAACGAGGGCCACGCCGATGTCAAGATGACCGAGGTGGAGAAGCACCTCGACGACACGTACTTCTTCTGGATGGGCGAGACGGAGGACGACTCCGCCTTCTACTACCGGATCCACAGTCCGGTCGTGCTCATCGAGTACGACGCGCAGGCCCCGCTCTTCTACAAGGGTGACTCCTCCGCGAGCCCGAGCGCCAGCGCGAGCGCGAGCTCCAACGCCGGAGGTCCGGGCGGCGGCATGGGCATGGGTGGCGGAACGCCGTCCCAGGAGCACATCCACACCATCATCCGCACGCCCAACGGCGGTGACTACGGCATCGATCTCCTCAAGCTGCACCTGGAGAACGACCACTGA